One window of Oreochromis niloticus isolate F11D_XX linkage group LG23, O_niloticus_UMD_NMBU, whole genome shotgun sequence genomic DNA carries:
- the LOC112841652 gene encoding sodium/potassium-transporting ATPase subunit alpha-1 isoform X3, with the protein MDELKKEVDLDDHRLTLEELIRKYGTDLTRGLSSSRAKEILARDGPNALTPPPTTPEWVKFCKQLFGGFSMLLWIGAILCFLAYSIQAASEDEPANDNLYLGIVLSAVVIITGCFSYYQEAKSSKIMESFKNMVPQQALVIRDGEKKSINAEEVVLGDLVEVKGGDRIPADLRVVSAQGCKVDNSSLTGESEPQTRSPEFSNENPLETRNIAFFSTNCVEGTARGVVINIGDNTVMGRIATLASSLEGGKTPIAIEIEHFIHIITGVAVFLGVTFFILSLILGYGWLEAVIFLIGIIVANVPEGLLATVTVCLTLTAKRMAKKNCLVKNLEAVETLGSTSTICSDKTGTLTQNRMTVAHMWFDNQIHEADTTENQSGTSFDRSSATWAALSRIAGLCNRAVFLADQSNIPILKRNVAGDASEAALLKCIELCCGSVSGMRDKYPKIAEIPFNSTNKYQLSIHKNSTPGETKHLLVMKGAPERILDRCSTIMLQGKEQALDDEMKDSFNNAYVELGGLGERVLGFCQYHLPDDQFPEGFAFDTDEVNFPTENLCFVGLMAMIDPPRAAVPDAVGKCRSAGIKVIMVTGDHPITAKAIAKGVGIISEGNETVEDIAARLNIPVSEVNPRDAKACVIHGGELKDMTTEQIDDVLKHHTEIVFARTSPQQKLIIVEGCQRQGAIVAVTGDGVNDSPALKKADIGVAMGIAGSDVSKQAADMILLDDNFASIVTGVEEGRLIFDNLKKSIAYTLTSNIPEISPFLLFIIANIPLPLGTVTILCIDLGTDMVPAISLAYEKAESDIMKRQPRNPKTDKLVNERLISISYGQIGMMQATAGFFTYFVILAENGFLPMDLIGLRVLWDDKYVNDLEDSYGQEWTYERRKIVEFTCHTAFFTSIVIVQWADLIICKTRRNSIWKQGMTNHILIFGLFEETALAAFLSYCPGMDVALRMYPMKPLWWFCAFPYSLLIFLYDEARRYILRRNPGGWVELETYY; encoded by the exons ATGGATGAGCTGAAGAAAGAAGTGGACCTG GATGATCACAGGTTAACCTTGGAAGAACTAATCAGGAAATATGGAACTGACCTAACCAGG GGTCTCTCCTCATCCAGAGCAAAAGAGATCCTGGCCCGAGATGGCCCCAACGCCCTCACACCTCCTCCTACGACGCCTGAATGGGTCAAGTTCTGCAAACAG ctgtttggtggtttcTCCATGCTGCTGTGGATTGGTGCCATCCTCTGCTTTTTGGCTTACAGTATCCAGGCTGCCTCAGAAGATGAACCTGCAAATGATAAC TTGTACCTAGGTATTGTGCTTTCTGCTGTCGTCATCATCACCGGTTGCTTCTCCTACTATCAAGAGGCCAAGAGCTCCAAGATCATGGAGTCCTTCAAGAACATGGTCccacag CAAGCCCTGGTTATCCGTGATGGCGAGAAGAAGAGCATCAACGCTGAAGAGGTGGTGCTCGGAGATTTAGTGGAGGTGAAAGGAGGAGATCGAATTCCTGCTGATCTGAGAGTCGTCTCTGCTCAAGGCTGCAAG GTGGACAACTCCTCCCTGACTGGTGAATCAGAGCCCCAGACTCGATCTCCAGAGTTCTCCAATGAAAACCCACTGGAAACCAGGAATATTGCTTTCTTCTCCACCAACTGTGTTGAAG GCACAGCCAGAGGAGTCGTCATCAACATTGGTGATAATACCGTCATGGGCCGTATCGCCACCCTGGCTTCCAGTCTAGAGGGCGGAAAAACTCCCATTGCCATTGAGATCGAGCATTTTATCCACATCATCACTGGAGTGGCCGTCTTCCTGGGAGTAACTTTCTTCATCCTCTCTCTCATCCTTGGATATGGCTGGCTGGAGGCTGTCATCTTCCTCATTGGTATCATTGTCGCCAACGTGCCAGAAGGTCTCTTGGCTACTGTCACT GTGTGTCTGACCCTGACTGCTAAGCGTATGGCCAAGAAGAACTGCCTGGTGAAGAATTTGGAAGCTGTCGAGACTCTGGGCTCCACCTCCACCATCTGTTCTGACAAGACCGGCACCCTGACCCAGAACAGAATGACTGTGGCTCACATGTGGTTTGACAACCAGATCCATGAGGCCGACACCACTGAGAACCAGAGCGGTACCTCTTTTGACAGGAGCTCTGCCACCTGGGCTGCTCTGTCCAGAATTGCCGGACTCTGCAACCGTGCCGTCTTCCTGGCTGACCAGAGCAACATTCCCATTCTGAAG AGAAATGTCGCTGGTGATGCCTCAGAAGCCGCCTTGCTGAAGTGTATTGAGTTGTGCTGCGGATCTGTCAGTGGAATGAGAGACAAATACCCCAAAATTGCTGAAATCCCTTTCAATTCCACAAACAAATATCAG CTCTCCATCCATAAGAACAGTACACCTGGGGAAACCAAGCATCTGCTGGTGATGAAAGGAGCTCCAGAGAGGATTTTGGATCGCTGCTCCACCATCATGCTTCAGGGCAAAGAGCAGGCTCTGGATGATGAGATGAAAGACTCTTTCAATAATGCCTATGTTGAGTTGGGAGGCCTTGGAGAGAGAGTACTGG GTTTCTGCCAGTATCACCTGCCTGATGACCAGTTCCCAGAGGGATTTGCTTTTGATACTGATGAAGTGAACTTCCCCACTGAGAACCTGTGCTTCGTCGGACTCATGGCCATGATTGACCCTCCTCGTGCTGCTGTGCCTGATGCTGTTGGTAAATGCAGGAGTGCTGGAATCAAG GTCATCATGGTCACAGGTGACCATCCAATTACAGCCAAGGCTATTGCTAAAGGTGTGGGTATCATCTCAGAAGGCAATGAGACTGTTGAAGACATTGCTGCCCGCTTAAATATTCCAGTTTCAGAGGTCAACCCTAG GGATGCTAAGGCCTGCGTCATCCACGGTGGTGAGCTAAAAGACATGACCACAGAGCAGATTGACGATGTGCTGAAGCACCACACAGAAATTGTATTTGCTAGGACCTCCCCTCAACAGAAACTGATCATTGTGGAAGGATGCCAGAGACAG GGAGCCATTGTGGCCGTGACAGGTGATGGTGTGAACGACTCTCCAGCTCTGAAGAAAGCTGACATTGGTGTCGCCATGGGTATCGCTGGATCTGACGTCTCCAAGCAGGCTGCTGACATGATCCTGCTGGACGATAACTTTGCCTCCATTGTCACTGGAGTGGAAGAAG GCCGTCTGATCTTTGACAACTTGAAGAAGTCCATCGCCTACACTCTGACCAGCAACATCCCCGAGATCTCAcccttcctcctcttcatcatcgCCAACATCCCTCTGCCCCTGGGAACCGTCACCATCCTCTGTATTGATCTGGGAACTGACATG GTCCCTGCCATCTCCCTGGCTTATGAGAAAGCTGAGAGCGACATCATGAAGAGACAGCCCAGAAACCCCAAAACAGACAAGCTAGTGAATGAAAGGCTCATCAGTATATCCTACGGACAGATTG GTATGATGCAGGCCACAGCTGGCTTCTTCACATATTTTGTCATCCTGGCTGAAAATGGTTTCCTCCCCATGGACCTGATAGGACTGAGAGTGCTGTGGGATGACAAATATGTAAATGACCTGGAAGACAGCTATGGACAGGAATGG ACATATGAGCGCAGAAAGATTGTAGAGTTCACCTGCCACACAGCTTTCTTCACAAGCATTGTGATCGTCCAGTGGGCCGATCTGATCATCTGTAAGACCAGGAGGAACTCCATTTGGAAGCAAGGAATGAC gaACCACATCCTCATCTTTGGGCTCTTTGAGGAGACGGCTCTGGCTGCCTTCCTGTCATACTGCCCGGGCATGGATGTTGCCCTAAGAATGTACCCTATGAA GCCATTGTGGTGGTTCTGTGCCTTCCCCTACTCCCTCCTCATCTTCCTTTATGATGAAGCCAGAAGATATATCCTCAGACGAAACCCAGGAG GTTGGGTGGAGCTAGAGACATACTACTGA
- the LOC112841652 gene encoding sodium/potassium-transporting ATPase subunit alpha-1 isoform X1, with protein sequence MGFGRGKDNYKLAATSENGGKKSKKARKKKDMDELKKEVDLDDHRLTLEELIRKYGTDLTRGLSSSRAKEILARDGPNALTPPPTTPEWVKFCKQLFGGFSMLLWIGAILCFLAYSIQAASEDEPANDNLYLGIVLSAVVIITGCFSYYQEAKSSKIMESFKNMVPQQALVIRDGEKKSINAEEVVLGDLVEVKGGDRIPADLRVVSAQGCKVDNSSLTGESEPQTRSPEFSNENPLETRNIAFFSTNCVEGTARGVVINIGDNTVMGRIATLASSLEGGKTPIAIEIEHFIHIITGVAVFLGVTFFILSLILGYGWLEAVIFLIGIIVANVPEGLLATVTVCLTLTAKRMAKKNCLVKNLEAVETLGSTSTICSDKTGTLTQNRMTVAHMWFDNQIHEADTTENQSGTSFDRSSATWAALSRIAGLCNRAVFLADQSNIPILKRNVAGDASEAALLKCIELCCGSVSGMRDKYPKIAEIPFNSTNKYQLSIHKNSTPGETKHLLVMKGAPERILDRCSTIMLQGKEQALDDEMKDSFNNAYVELGGLGERVLGFCQYHLPDDQFPEGFAFDTDEVNFPTENLCFVGLMAMIDPPRAAVPDAVGKCRSAGIKVIMVTGDHPITAKAIAKGVGIISEGNETVEDIAARLNIPVSEVNPRDAKACVIHGGELKDMTTEQIDDVLKHHTEIVFARTSPQQKLIIVEGCQRQGAIVAVTGDGVNDSPALKKADIGVAMGIAGSDVSKQAADMILLDDNFASIVTGVEEGRLIFDNLKKSIAYTLTSNIPEISPFLLFIIANIPLPLGTVTILCIDLGTDMVPAISLAYEKAESDIMKRQPRNPKTDKLVNERLISISYGQIGMMQATAGFFTYFVILAENGFLPMDLIGLRVLWDDKYVNDLEDSYGQEWTYERRKIVEFTCHTAFFTSIVIVQWADLIICKTRRNSIWKQGMTNHILIFGLFEETALAAFLSYCPGMDVALRMYPMKPLWWFCAFPYSLLIFLYDEARRYILRRNPGGWVELETYY encoded by the exons ATGGGGTTTGGA AGAGGAAAGGATAACTACAAACTGGCAGCAACGTCAGAAAATGGAGGAAAGAAAAGCAAGAAGGCTAGAAAGAAGAAGGACATGGATGAGCTGAAGAAAGAAGTGGACCTG GATGATCACAGGTTAACCTTGGAAGAACTAATCAGGAAATATGGAACTGACCTAACCAGG GGTCTCTCCTCATCCAGAGCAAAAGAGATCCTGGCCCGAGATGGCCCCAACGCCCTCACACCTCCTCCTACGACGCCTGAATGGGTCAAGTTCTGCAAACAG ctgtttggtggtttcTCCATGCTGCTGTGGATTGGTGCCATCCTCTGCTTTTTGGCTTACAGTATCCAGGCTGCCTCAGAAGATGAACCTGCAAATGATAAC TTGTACCTAGGTATTGTGCTTTCTGCTGTCGTCATCATCACCGGTTGCTTCTCCTACTATCAAGAGGCCAAGAGCTCCAAGATCATGGAGTCCTTCAAGAACATGGTCccacag CAAGCCCTGGTTATCCGTGATGGCGAGAAGAAGAGCATCAACGCTGAAGAGGTGGTGCTCGGAGATTTAGTGGAGGTGAAAGGAGGAGATCGAATTCCTGCTGATCTGAGAGTCGTCTCTGCTCAAGGCTGCAAG GTGGACAACTCCTCCCTGACTGGTGAATCAGAGCCCCAGACTCGATCTCCAGAGTTCTCCAATGAAAACCCACTGGAAACCAGGAATATTGCTTTCTTCTCCACCAACTGTGTTGAAG GCACAGCCAGAGGAGTCGTCATCAACATTGGTGATAATACCGTCATGGGCCGTATCGCCACCCTGGCTTCCAGTCTAGAGGGCGGAAAAACTCCCATTGCCATTGAGATCGAGCATTTTATCCACATCATCACTGGAGTGGCCGTCTTCCTGGGAGTAACTTTCTTCATCCTCTCTCTCATCCTTGGATATGGCTGGCTGGAGGCTGTCATCTTCCTCATTGGTATCATTGTCGCCAACGTGCCAGAAGGTCTCTTGGCTACTGTCACT GTGTGTCTGACCCTGACTGCTAAGCGTATGGCCAAGAAGAACTGCCTGGTGAAGAATTTGGAAGCTGTCGAGACTCTGGGCTCCACCTCCACCATCTGTTCTGACAAGACCGGCACCCTGACCCAGAACAGAATGACTGTGGCTCACATGTGGTTTGACAACCAGATCCATGAGGCCGACACCACTGAGAACCAGAGCGGTACCTCTTTTGACAGGAGCTCTGCCACCTGGGCTGCTCTGTCCAGAATTGCCGGACTCTGCAACCGTGCCGTCTTCCTGGCTGACCAGAGCAACATTCCCATTCTGAAG AGAAATGTCGCTGGTGATGCCTCAGAAGCCGCCTTGCTGAAGTGTATTGAGTTGTGCTGCGGATCTGTCAGTGGAATGAGAGACAAATACCCCAAAATTGCTGAAATCCCTTTCAATTCCACAAACAAATATCAG CTCTCCATCCATAAGAACAGTACACCTGGGGAAACCAAGCATCTGCTGGTGATGAAAGGAGCTCCAGAGAGGATTTTGGATCGCTGCTCCACCATCATGCTTCAGGGCAAAGAGCAGGCTCTGGATGATGAGATGAAAGACTCTTTCAATAATGCCTATGTTGAGTTGGGAGGCCTTGGAGAGAGAGTACTGG GTTTCTGCCAGTATCACCTGCCTGATGACCAGTTCCCAGAGGGATTTGCTTTTGATACTGATGAAGTGAACTTCCCCACTGAGAACCTGTGCTTCGTCGGACTCATGGCCATGATTGACCCTCCTCGTGCTGCTGTGCCTGATGCTGTTGGTAAATGCAGGAGTGCTGGAATCAAG GTCATCATGGTCACAGGTGACCATCCAATTACAGCCAAGGCTATTGCTAAAGGTGTGGGTATCATCTCAGAAGGCAATGAGACTGTTGAAGACATTGCTGCCCGCTTAAATATTCCAGTTTCAGAGGTCAACCCTAG GGATGCTAAGGCCTGCGTCATCCACGGTGGTGAGCTAAAAGACATGACCACAGAGCAGATTGACGATGTGCTGAAGCACCACACAGAAATTGTATTTGCTAGGACCTCCCCTCAACAGAAACTGATCATTGTGGAAGGATGCCAGAGACAG GGAGCCATTGTGGCCGTGACAGGTGATGGTGTGAACGACTCTCCAGCTCTGAAGAAAGCTGACATTGGTGTCGCCATGGGTATCGCTGGATCTGACGTCTCCAAGCAGGCTGCTGACATGATCCTGCTGGACGATAACTTTGCCTCCATTGTCACTGGAGTGGAAGAAG GCCGTCTGATCTTTGACAACTTGAAGAAGTCCATCGCCTACACTCTGACCAGCAACATCCCCGAGATCTCAcccttcctcctcttcatcatcgCCAACATCCCTCTGCCCCTGGGAACCGTCACCATCCTCTGTATTGATCTGGGAACTGACATG GTCCCTGCCATCTCCCTGGCTTATGAGAAAGCTGAGAGCGACATCATGAAGAGACAGCCCAGAAACCCCAAAACAGACAAGCTAGTGAATGAAAGGCTCATCAGTATATCCTACGGACAGATTG GTATGATGCAGGCCACAGCTGGCTTCTTCACATATTTTGTCATCCTGGCTGAAAATGGTTTCCTCCCCATGGACCTGATAGGACTGAGAGTGCTGTGGGATGACAAATATGTAAATGACCTGGAAGACAGCTATGGACAGGAATGG ACATATGAGCGCAGAAAGATTGTAGAGTTCACCTGCCACACAGCTTTCTTCACAAGCATTGTGATCGTCCAGTGGGCCGATCTGATCATCTGTAAGACCAGGAGGAACTCCATTTGGAAGCAAGGAATGAC gaACCACATCCTCATCTTTGGGCTCTTTGAGGAGACGGCTCTGGCTGCCTTCCTGTCATACTGCCCGGGCATGGATGTTGCCCTAAGAATGTACCCTATGAA GCCATTGTGGTGGTTCTGTGCCTTCCCCTACTCCCTCCTCATCTTCCTTTATGATGAAGCCAGAAGATATATCCTCAGACGAAACCCAGGAG GTTGGGTGGAGCTAGAGACATACTACTGA
- the LOC112841652 gene encoding sodium/potassium-transporting ATPase subunit alpha-1 isoform X2 — protein sequence MGFGRGKDNYKLAATSENGGKKSKKARKKKDMDELKKEVDLDDHRLTLEELIRKYGTDLTRGLSSSRAKEILARDGPNALTPPPTTPEWVKFCKQLFGGFSMLLWIGAILCFLAYSIQAASEDEPANDNLYLGIVLSAVVIITGCFSYYQEAKSSKIMESFKNMVPQQALVIRDGEKKSINAEEVVLGDLVEVKGGDRIPADLRVVSAQGCKVDNSSLTGESEPQTRSPEFSNENPLETRNIAFFSTNCVEGTARGVVINIGDNTVMGRIATLASSLEGGKTPIAIEIEHFIHIITGVAVFLGVTFFILSLILGYGWLEAVIFLIGIIVANVPEGLLATVTVCLTLTAKRMAKKNCLVKNLEAVETLGSTSTICSDKTGTLTQNRMTVAHMWFDNQIHEADTTENQSGTSFDRSSATWAALSRIAGLCNRAVFLADQSNIPILKRNVAGDASEAALLKCIELCCGSVSGMRDKYPKIAEIPFNSTNKYQLSIHKNSTPGETKHLLVMKGAPERILDRCSTIMLQGKEQALDDEMKDSFNNAYVELGGLGERVLGFCQYHLPDDQFPEGFAFDTDEVNFPTENLCFVGLMAMIDPPRAAVPDAVGKCRSAGIKVIMVTGDHPITAKAIAKGVGIISEGNETVEDIAARLNIPVSEVNPRDAKACVIHGGELKDMTTEQIDDVLKHHTEIVFARTSPQQKLIIVEGCQRQGAIVAVTGDGVNDSPALKKADIGVAMGIAGSDVSKQAADMILLDDNFASIVTGVEEGRLIFDNLKKSIAYTLTSNIPEISPFLLFIIANIPLPLGTVTILCIDLGTDMVPAISLAYEKAESDIMKRQPRNPKTDKLVNERLISISYGQIGMMQATAGFFTYFVILAENGFLPMDLIGLRVLWDDKYVNDLEDSYGQEWTYERRKIVEFTCHTAFFTSIVIVQWADLIICKTRRNSIWKQGMTNHILIFGLFEETALAAFLSYCPGMDVALRMYPMKPLWWFCAFPYSLLIFLYDEARRYILRRNPGGKSFTNS from the exons ATGGGGTTTGGA AGAGGAAAGGATAACTACAAACTGGCAGCAACGTCAGAAAATGGAGGAAAGAAAAGCAAGAAGGCTAGAAAGAAGAAGGACATGGATGAGCTGAAGAAAGAAGTGGACCTG GATGATCACAGGTTAACCTTGGAAGAACTAATCAGGAAATATGGAACTGACCTAACCAGG GGTCTCTCCTCATCCAGAGCAAAAGAGATCCTGGCCCGAGATGGCCCCAACGCCCTCACACCTCCTCCTACGACGCCTGAATGGGTCAAGTTCTGCAAACAG ctgtttggtggtttcTCCATGCTGCTGTGGATTGGTGCCATCCTCTGCTTTTTGGCTTACAGTATCCAGGCTGCCTCAGAAGATGAACCTGCAAATGATAAC TTGTACCTAGGTATTGTGCTTTCTGCTGTCGTCATCATCACCGGTTGCTTCTCCTACTATCAAGAGGCCAAGAGCTCCAAGATCATGGAGTCCTTCAAGAACATGGTCccacag CAAGCCCTGGTTATCCGTGATGGCGAGAAGAAGAGCATCAACGCTGAAGAGGTGGTGCTCGGAGATTTAGTGGAGGTGAAAGGAGGAGATCGAATTCCTGCTGATCTGAGAGTCGTCTCTGCTCAAGGCTGCAAG GTGGACAACTCCTCCCTGACTGGTGAATCAGAGCCCCAGACTCGATCTCCAGAGTTCTCCAATGAAAACCCACTGGAAACCAGGAATATTGCTTTCTTCTCCACCAACTGTGTTGAAG GCACAGCCAGAGGAGTCGTCATCAACATTGGTGATAATACCGTCATGGGCCGTATCGCCACCCTGGCTTCCAGTCTAGAGGGCGGAAAAACTCCCATTGCCATTGAGATCGAGCATTTTATCCACATCATCACTGGAGTGGCCGTCTTCCTGGGAGTAACTTTCTTCATCCTCTCTCTCATCCTTGGATATGGCTGGCTGGAGGCTGTCATCTTCCTCATTGGTATCATTGTCGCCAACGTGCCAGAAGGTCTCTTGGCTACTGTCACT GTGTGTCTGACCCTGACTGCTAAGCGTATGGCCAAGAAGAACTGCCTGGTGAAGAATTTGGAAGCTGTCGAGACTCTGGGCTCCACCTCCACCATCTGTTCTGACAAGACCGGCACCCTGACCCAGAACAGAATGACTGTGGCTCACATGTGGTTTGACAACCAGATCCATGAGGCCGACACCACTGAGAACCAGAGCGGTACCTCTTTTGACAGGAGCTCTGCCACCTGGGCTGCTCTGTCCAGAATTGCCGGACTCTGCAACCGTGCCGTCTTCCTGGCTGACCAGAGCAACATTCCCATTCTGAAG AGAAATGTCGCTGGTGATGCCTCAGAAGCCGCCTTGCTGAAGTGTATTGAGTTGTGCTGCGGATCTGTCAGTGGAATGAGAGACAAATACCCCAAAATTGCTGAAATCCCTTTCAATTCCACAAACAAATATCAG CTCTCCATCCATAAGAACAGTACACCTGGGGAAACCAAGCATCTGCTGGTGATGAAAGGAGCTCCAGAGAGGATTTTGGATCGCTGCTCCACCATCATGCTTCAGGGCAAAGAGCAGGCTCTGGATGATGAGATGAAAGACTCTTTCAATAATGCCTATGTTGAGTTGGGAGGCCTTGGAGAGAGAGTACTGG GTTTCTGCCAGTATCACCTGCCTGATGACCAGTTCCCAGAGGGATTTGCTTTTGATACTGATGAAGTGAACTTCCCCACTGAGAACCTGTGCTTCGTCGGACTCATGGCCATGATTGACCCTCCTCGTGCTGCTGTGCCTGATGCTGTTGGTAAATGCAGGAGTGCTGGAATCAAG GTCATCATGGTCACAGGTGACCATCCAATTACAGCCAAGGCTATTGCTAAAGGTGTGGGTATCATCTCAGAAGGCAATGAGACTGTTGAAGACATTGCTGCCCGCTTAAATATTCCAGTTTCAGAGGTCAACCCTAG GGATGCTAAGGCCTGCGTCATCCACGGTGGTGAGCTAAAAGACATGACCACAGAGCAGATTGACGATGTGCTGAAGCACCACACAGAAATTGTATTTGCTAGGACCTCCCCTCAACAGAAACTGATCATTGTGGAAGGATGCCAGAGACAG GGAGCCATTGTGGCCGTGACAGGTGATGGTGTGAACGACTCTCCAGCTCTGAAGAAAGCTGACATTGGTGTCGCCATGGGTATCGCTGGATCTGACGTCTCCAAGCAGGCTGCTGACATGATCCTGCTGGACGATAACTTTGCCTCCATTGTCACTGGAGTGGAAGAAG GCCGTCTGATCTTTGACAACTTGAAGAAGTCCATCGCCTACACTCTGACCAGCAACATCCCCGAGATCTCAcccttcctcctcttcatcatcgCCAACATCCCTCTGCCCCTGGGAACCGTCACCATCCTCTGTATTGATCTGGGAACTGACATG GTCCCTGCCATCTCCCTGGCTTATGAGAAAGCTGAGAGCGACATCATGAAGAGACAGCCCAGAAACCCCAAAACAGACAAGCTAGTGAATGAAAGGCTCATCAGTATATCCTACGGACAGATTG GTATGATGCAGGCCACAGCTGGCTTCTTCACATATTTTGTCATCCTGGCTGAAAATGGTTTCCTCCCCATGGACCTGATAGGACTGAGAGTGCTGTGGGATGACAAATATGTAAATGACCTGGAAGACAGCTATGGACAGGAATGG ACATATGAGCGCAGAAAGATTGTAGAGTTCACCTGCCACACAGCTTTCTTCACAAGCATTGTGATCGTCCAGTGGGCCGATCTGATCATCTGTAAGACCAGGAGGAACTCCATTTGGAAGCAAGGAATGAC gaACCACATCCTCATCTTTGGGCTCTTTGAGGAGACGGCTCTGGCTGCCTTCCTGTCATACTGCCCGGGCATGGATGTTGCCCTAAGAATGTACCCTATGAA GCCATTGTGGTGGTTCTGTGCCTTCCCCTACTCCCTCCTCATCTTCCTTTATGATGAAGCCAGAAGATATATCCTCAGACGAAACCCAGGAG